The Thamnophis elegans isolate rThaEle1 chromosome Z, rThaEle1.pri, whole genome shotgun sequence DNA window AGCTTCCTGGGGgtgtggcctgttgccgaggagggctcaaccgagctcctctcagagatctggtctgtatatctaaataagatcatagatatcacccctttttggctaagaaaggggcagggagtagctctgtgtgttagggtctattcgtaatccacagcctctctctttttttttggctgtggacagagattagatccagcgggagcggagctttcATCTCCAGctagttcttctcagctgccttttttggcagccccagacaggctagcccccccccaggacaaagcaaagttttttcaagctaggattaatacgggcgggtcccactcctgtgagatttatgcttttattactatcttaaataccagcaccatttgtcttagagacttctttgtctaaacggactccaaaatggcgatttctctccgttggtgattgataggggatgtacttagccggttttaccttcctgcagaccgctccttaacaaaataaactctttttctttggaaacagaggggagcgaaagcactgcttatttgtttatttattatggcacccaggtcaaagaagcgtcttgctacaaatgtgcctaaagaatctaaagaatttatactggaaccacagcctttgtctcctatgccctctactggagaatttttaacacaggaatttttctttcaaatctttaatgattttaaacaagaaatcaaggaatttgtattggaactatatgatgatttaaagtctaaaattaaccaaatgaaggcgaatacgttcgcagctgtgtctgccctgtcagattattctgctgaaatagagaataaattggaaagcttggagaaggctaattttaatttgactactaatattcaaatattacaaaaaaaaattagagacactgaagaacagctcgtgatgataaattttaataggaaggcatttgcaataagagttagaggactccgtgaaaaggagcaagagaatttgaaacagacctttgctgaagccttcagccaggcggtgggaagaccgggacttaactttgattggcagattcggaaaatttatcatcagaactcattggtagcggaacagcgacagctcccgagggacataattatatatttctccacaaaagaatccagaaacgcgatcgtgcaaaagtttcataataacagtctccgagttgatgaccaggacctgattgtcttcaaagaaatacctttccagatgttgagagcaagaagagaatacgcctttttaactaaagagcttaggaatcaacagattcgatacagatgggaggcccctgccggcattacggtcacatttgagaatcaaagatttcgtcttaactctgtttcggaggcctgagatttctattgtaggactttgaaggcgggacttcctgactcacttggaagagaggagagacaagcggaaggagaaggcaagcggcaggccgcgtggctgcaagatggagggggtagcctttcctccctcggagaagcagaaaagcggagatcgagaatttagacattttaaaatgccaaagttgtggaccgaatgggggtttgcgacctctctccggtagaaaaagcggattaattcttattagaagggaaagttgggtgaaattactttgagctagatcttaaactaatgtctgcataaatttgatagtggtaaacattagacaagcaagggatgagggtaaaatatatgcggaatgatttacattgtttaaagcttattagaagagaaagccggttgggattatcttaagatagatgtaaaatgaatgcggaatgaattatgttgtttaaattttgttagaagggactactttaaaacagaaggttaactgacttttgttgaaagtattatttgaatatgtggaatgatccatgctatttaattcttattagaagggaaagttggttgaaattactttgagctagatcttaaacaaatgtctgcataaatttgatagtggtaaatatcagacaagcaagggatgagggtaaaatgcatgtggaatgatttacgttatttaaatcctattagaagagaaagtcggttgggattatcgtaagatagaatgtaaactgatttttgtgtaaggTAATacttgatctacgctgcttaaatttttctaagaaggggaagcttggttagattattttgaattattgtttgaaaaggaggttaagaaagattatttacgctgtttaaattttattagaagggagagtttgattattcttctgtaaagtaatatttgaatatgtggcatgaaccacgttgcttaaattttatcggaagggatcatttttggttagattgtatattgatgcctacacaaatttgtataaatgtttatctgaatataaggtttaggaagaggaacgggagagtctatagaaagttggggtaaataacaaagaagtaagagacgagaataaaatatagatagaatgacttatactatttaaatatagataaagatggggggctgagctcaacacaaagagtgggtttttttttctcttttcttttctttcttttttcttgtttttctttcttttgatatattacttttatttttaatccatacgtacacaagatactttagacagaaggtagtgccaggtgtgggccctgggaagtcgggaggattagggatggggatttatggggggtgggtgggtgggtgttaacatagtctcaataagaacaagaatgtatttatatacggtggtttttttttccttttctttcttttttctttctttatatatttttttttccttggtttattttactttttatcagattaaacaacactcgaataaaggcatacaccaaggagggaggtagagggaaagaagagggaggagtaaggaaggagtaaggggaatgtaaggagggcgtgtggggagtaaggggagaaagaaggtttgaggggaaagggaagtaggaggggagtgttagagggagaaaggaaagttggagggggtagatggggtgtatggaggatggaagtgttaggtggggttgtgaatgatgagttgtgttttcttttttattttgttttatttcttcttttttcttttcttatagcaaataccctgtatataagtgattgcaaaatggaatgtgaaaatgaataaaatatatttttttaaaaaaaaagagagatgggaGCTGCATGTGGAAAACGCTTTGCTCCTGCCTTTTGCTGAGTTAatatgaaaaatagaagaaataatataaatataagacAAAACAATAAGAAACAAGGgtgtaaaaacaaaaataatgcttGTGGCAATCAACAACATATAATTATTAAAAGTCTGGCTACATGACAAGCTCAAGATCACGGGAAGTTCACAAGTGTAATGATTGATTGAAGGCATCCAACAAAATCTCAAATGTTTCAAAGGTAAAGTATTGATCAACGCATCTAAGAAGCCCATTATCCAGGATCCTCCCACCAGCTGTCTGCATGTTTGCTTTCTCATAATTGTTGAATAATGTAATGGGTTGCATATTGCAACATAGCGATCATATGCCATTACTGAAAGCAGTGAGAAATCtacacaagcaaaatcaataatgGAAAAGATTTGTACAATGCATCCTATTAGAGAGATTGTTTTTTGGCTTGCTATATAATTTGTCAGCATCTTTGGGACAGTGACTGTTGAGTAGCAAATGTCAATGAAGGCTAGATGACTGAGAAGGAAGAACATGGGTGTATGGAGATGATGATCAATCCTGATTATCAATATGATCAAAACGTTTCCTAATATTGTTATTGtgtatataattaaaaatataaagaaaagaatcATCTGTATTTCAGGATTACTTGAAAGTCCCAATAGTATAAATTCAGTAATCATGGTTTGATTTTCCATTGACAATTAGCCAATATCAGTAAGGtctgtaaatgtgaaaaaatatgaaattaagagttcaaacattttaaaacatgaatACATATTTCTACTGTTATAAAATATGTtgaaattattatatattatttatttaaattttattatttatttttacagtgtTCTGCTGTGAAACACTGACTTTTTGActtttttaaataatagaaatatttcACTTGAAGCCTGCTGCTTAATTATGCACATTTTTTACTAATAACTCAAAGCATTATATTAGCAGTTTTGAGGTTACAAGTTGTTTAAAAATTATGACTTCTCTTTAAGGTTAGTACATTTTCAGAATAAGTTGAATTTCCTATATTAGCTTGACACAAACTACAATTAGTAGACTCTGTGACTCCCATTGCACACTGTCCTAACTTGTCCCAATGCTGTGCTTTGGAAATgattaatgctttaaaaaatagttcTCACTGAGAATTTGGAGTCTGCTCTCAAAAGTAGAAAACTTCAAAAAAATTGACACACATGTGctcgcgcgtgtgtgtgtgtgtgagagagagagagaaagtttgtgtgtatatatactgaAAATCCAAATCAATGAAAAAGAATTAAGAAAATTGAAACTACTAttagttttaaaagatttttacttCATATTATACATAGACATATATTATTCgaacacactttttaaaaatcctttgacTCACCTGTATGCTTGGGGTGATCATCAGCcaatttgttttaaaacaatACTGTTGTTTCCCAACCTAGCTCTTTTCCAGCCTACTTTCAGAATCTTTGTGAATTGATCCCATAATAAACTTCTTATAAAATCAGTTCTGTTCAGATTCCTTTTAAGCTGAGTAACAAGGATGTATCTTGTGTAATTTTTCCCTTGAAATTTCCCTAGTTTGTCATTTCtcaaaggactttaaaaaaaaaagatcattcaGAAACTAAGGAAAATCCTCCATCCAGAGAAAAGCAAGAGGAATCTACTGGAATGGGTGAAGCTCAGTTTAGTAGTAGCATTTTGCTACGCTGTTTAAAAGGATTACCTCCTTAACTGTTTTAAGATTCTAACATAGGTGATAATCATACAATGTTGATTAAAGTGATTATGGGGATGGTAGCTAATTGTGGGAGCCAATAGTATGAATTCAAATGAGTACGCTACTATCTATGAGTGTACACACAATCAGATTAGATCCACAGAGGTGGATTATATATGGAAACTTACTTTGACAAGATGTTTGGGAATTACAGTTTGTAACAACAAAATGCAGAAAAGTGTCATTAGAGATCTCTGTGATTAGTGTAATGGATGGTcatgtgggtttcaaaatttcacATG harbors:
- the LOC116521398 gene encoding olfactory receptor 5V1-like, which translates into the protein MENQTMITEFILLGLSSNPEIQMILFFIFLIIYTITILGNVLIILIIRIDHHLHTPMFFLLSHLAFIDICYSTVTVPKMLTNYIASQKTISLIGCIVQIFSIIDFACVDFSLLSVMAYDRYVAICNPLHYSTIMRKQTCRQLVGGSWIMGFLDALINTLPLKHLRFCWMPSINHYTCELPVILSLSCSQTFNNYMLLIATSIIFVFTPLFLIVLSYIYIISSIFHINSAKGRSKAFSTCSSHLSFFLKKYILFIFTFHFAITYIQVVFRYLKPNFKSPTDLEKVISIQYTVLTPMLNPIIYSLKNKEIKIMSASK